One Nicotiana tomentosiformis chromosome 4, ASM39032v3, whole genome shotgun sequence genomic window carries:
- the LOC138910589 gene encoding monothiol glutaredoxin-S2-like codes for MDMVMKLGTQSPVVIFSRSTCCMSHTIETLIRNFGANPTVYELDRLQNGKELERALVELGCQPSVPAVFIGNVLVGGSNEIMSLNIRGKLKQLLIRANAIWV; via the coding sequence ATGGATATGGTGATGAAGTTGGGAACACAAAGTCCTGTTGTGATTTTTAGCAGAAGTACTTGTTGCATGTCTCACACTATCGAAACGTTAATCCGTAATTTTGGTGCAAATCCTACAGTTTATGAGCTTGATAGACTTCAGAATGGGAAGGAATTGGAGAGGGCATTGGTTGAATTAGGGTGTCAACCAAGTGTGCCTGCTGTGTTTATTGGAAATGTATTGGTTGGTGGTTCTAATGAAATCATGAGTCTCAACATTAGAGGCAAACTCAAGCAATTGCTCATTAGGGCTAATGCAATTTGGGTGTAG